The proteins below are encoded in one region of Sporosarcina sp. FSL K6-1508:
- a CDS encoding enoyl-CoA hydratase/isomerase family protein: MNGFEFIETTLTGNIAVIELNRPRQLNSLNRKLISELVDAMEEFDRNDNVRVIVLTGKGRAFSAGADIDEMTNDDPISLELMNQFADWDRLALIKKPIIGAVKGFVFGGGFELALCCDLLIAASGTEFSFPEVGLGVMPGAGGTQRLTKLAGRTKALEWLWTGERISAEIALKHGVINKIVAPELIMEETLKFAKRLAKQPPLSLRLIKDSVNKAVDYPLYEGMQYERKNFYLLFASQDQKEGMNAFVEKRKPDYQGK, from the coding sequence ATGAATGGCTTTGAATTCATTGAAACTACATTAACAGGGAATATCGCGGTGATTGAATTGAACCGTCCGCGCCAGTTAAATTCATTGAATCGAAAACTGATTAGTGAGCTAGTCGATGCTATGGAAGAATTTGACCGTAATGATAACGTCCGGGTCATCGTGTTGACTGGAAAAGGACGCGCATTTTCAGCTGGAGCTGACATTGATGAAATGACGAATGATGATCCAATCAGCCTTGAACTAATGAATCAATTTGCTGACTGGGACCGCTTAGCACTCATTAAAAAACCAATTATTGGTGCAGTCAAAGGGTTCGTTTTTGGCGGAGGGTTCGAGCTAGCCCTTTGCTGCGACCTATTAATCGCCGCTAGTGGCACAGAGTTTTCATTCCCAGAAGTAGGGCTTGGTGTTATGCCGGGTGCAGGAGGGACACAGCGGCTGACAAAACTTGCCGGTCGTACGAAAGCACTTGAATGGCTTTGGACAGGGGAAAGGATTTCCGCGGAAATAGCCCTAAAACACGGGGTCATCAATAAAATCGTAGCACCTGAACTAATAATGGAAGAAACGCTGAAATTTGCAAAGCGACTTGCCAAACAGCCACCGCTATCGCTGCGACTCATTAAAGATTCAGTTAATAAAGCAGTGGATTATCCCTTGTATGAAGGAATGCAATATGAACGGAAAAATTTCTACCTTCTTTTCGCTTCGCAGGATCAAAAAGAAGGTATGAACGCATTTGTAGAAAAAAGAAAACCGGATTATCAAGGAAAGTAA
- a CDS encoding serine hydrolase domain-containing protein, which translates to MFSGQQLYGKFNPVVAHVKKTFEMVNGSGGAVVIIHKDQLVAEDYWGKHSKAINARRIQEDSQFHVASVRKSYIGFAVAYAVHNGFIASIDDPITKYLPSLDANFLNGTTIRHLLTHTHGLKIGRDEIIREFIPGQSWAYRGIGIDMLTQIVKNSTGKTIAEIVSELVFQPMKFNQTGWYGEMNEKLVEVIREPNDPNWFIYKSTEGDKMNMYVSARELALWGYFHLKKGMINKKQIIPKEIIQLATSVQSPPFKDTDNPQNGFLWFAKGSSAKRSEIGKLVPYGSYQILGYTGVGLLVIPQHDIVAVRMMNSFGSPKGFDYLADIRAFGDTVMKNYRDTF; encoded by the coding sequence TTGTTTAGTGGTCAGCAATTATATGGTAAGTTCAATCCGGTTGTAGCTCATGTAAAGAAAACATTCGAAATGGTTAACGGTTCGGGAGGGGCAGTGGTAATTATACATAAGGATCAACTAGTTGCAGAGGATTACTGGGGAAAACATTCTAAAGCTATTAATGCAAGACGAATTCAAGAAGATTCACAGTTTCATGTTGCTTCCGTTAGAAAAAGCTATATCGGATTTGCTGTTGCCTATGCTGTCCATAACGGTTTTATAGCATCAATTGATGACCCAATAACAAAATACCTTCCTTCACTTGATGCAAACTTTTTAAACGGAACTACTATTCGACACTTACTCACACATACACATGGTTTGAAAATAGGTAGAGATGAAATTATTCGAGAATTTATTCCAGGCCAAAGTTGGGCATACCGTGGAATTGGTATTGACATGTTAACGCAAATTGTAAAAAATTCAACAGGTAAAACAATAGCTGAGATTGTTTCTGAACTGGTATTTCAGCCTATGAAATTTAATCAAACTGGTTGGTATGGGGAAATGAATGAAAAGCTGGTTGAAGTAATTCGAGAACCTAATGACCCTAATTGGTTCATATACAAAAGTACTGAAGGGGACAAGATGAACATGTATGTGTCAGCTCGAGAATTGGCACTATGGGGTTATTTTCATTTGAAAAAAGGTATGATCAATAAAAAACAGATTATACCTAAGGAAATTATACAATTAGCGACTTCTGTTCAAAGTCCGCCTTTTAAGGATACTGACAATCCTCAAAACGGTTTTTTGTGGTTTGCCAAAGGCTCCTCTGCTAAACGAAGCGAAATTGGCAAGTTGGTCCCTTATGGTTCGTACCAAATACTAGGATATACTGGCGTGGGCTTATTAGTAATTCCACAACATGACATTGTAGCAGTAAGAATGATGAATAGCTTTGGTTCACCTAAAGGATTTGATTATTTAGCAGATATTAGAGCTTTTGGCGATACGGTAATGAAAAATTATAGGGATACGTTTTAA
- a CDS encoding AlkZ-related protein, whose amino-acid sequence MLVELPRTMDIVISGIQEKKNADGERNGWSSTAFETYDSCRTRNKIDIITMAKEGAKKYLKAYFLIVCSNDETVKKLEKLF is encoded by the coding sequence GTGTTAGTAGAGTTACCAAGAACAATGGACATCGTAATTTCAGGCATACAAGAAAAAAAGAATGCAGACGGAGAAAGGAATGGGTGGAGCAGTACAGCTTTTGAGACTTATGATTCTTGTAGAACTAGGAATAAAATAGACATTATTACTATGGCTAAAGAGGGCGCTAAGAAATATCTTAAGGCCTATTTTTTAATTGTGTGTAGTAATGATGAAACTGTAAAAAAACTCGAAAAATTATTCTGA
- a CDS encoding class I SAM-dependent methyltransferase — protein sequence MKETITSHEDVLEMLDSLLREPTGFWNEFYSNREKGIPFFVNKPDENLVSYFEKDIINAGNVLELGCGPGRNAIYFAEKGCTVDAIDLSEESIQWATERARESEVTVNFIQDNIFDVHLEEETYDIVYDSGCFHHIAPHRRMNYIELIQKALKPGGYFAITCFVQDGDLGGSDISDWEVYRLRSLDGGLGFTEEKLRTLFNGFEEIEMRRMKVAKKDEEVFGVSALWAALFRKK from the coding sequence TTGAAAGAAACAATCACCAGTCATGAGGATGTATTAGAGATGTTGGATTCCTTACTACGTGAGCCTACAGGTTTTTGGAATGAGTTTTATTCGAATCGTGAAAAAGGAATTCCTTTTTTCGTCAATAAACCTGACGAAAATCTGGTAAGCTATTTTGAAAAAGACATAATAAATGCCGGAAATGTGCTCGAACTTGGTTGTGGTCCAGGAAGAAACGCCATATACTTTGCAGAGAAAGGGTGCACAGTTGATGCAATTGATCTATCAGAAGAATCGATTCAATGGGCAACAGAGCGAGCGAGAGAAAGCGAGGTAACCGTAAACTTTATTCAAGATAATATTTTTGATGTTCATCTAGAAGAAGAGACTTATGATATTGTCTATGATTCTGGCTGTTTTCATCACATTGCCCCGCACCGAAGAATGAATTACATAGAGTTAATACAAAAAGCGTTAAAGCCAGGCGGATACTTCGCTATTACATGCTTCGTGCAAGATGGGGACTTGGGTGGATCTGATATATCGGATTGGGAAGTTTACCGATTACGCAGCTTGGATGGTGGACTAGGTTTTACAGAAGAAAAGCTGAGGACGCTCTTTAATGGATTTGAGGAAATAGAAATGCGTAGAATGAAAGTTGCAAAAAAAGACGAGGAAGTATTCGGTGTTTCCGCTTTATGGGCAGCTTTATTTAGAAAAAAGTAA
- a CDS encoding NUDIX hydrolase has translation MRNRGSSVLIEKNKVALIKRVKENCVYYVFPGGGIEEGETPEEATERETFEELGVKIKIKEHVCSVDFIGTQYFYLADIVGGTFGTGSGEEFTDLNLDRGTYQPLWMEIKNLSSLDVRPREVTEKIQSIFGKL, from the coding sequence ATGAGAAATAGAGGTTCTTCAGTCCTTATAGAAAAAAATAAAGTTGCTTTAATTAAGAGAGTTAAAGAAAATTGTGTTTACTACGTTTTTCCAGGCGGTGGAATTGAAGAAGGAGAAACACCTGAAGAGGCTACAGAAAGAGAAACATTCGAAGAACTAGGCGTTAAAATAAAGATTAAAGAACATGTTTGTTCAGTTGATTTTATTGGCACACAATATTTTTATCTTGCTGATATTGTTGGTGGAACATTTGGTACTGGAAGCGGGGAAGAGTTTACCGATTTAAATCTAGATAGAGGTACCTACCAACCACTTTGGATGGAGATTAAAAATCTTTCCTCATTAGATGTAAGACCGAGAGAAGTAACTGAAAAGATTCAGTCTATCTTCGGGAAATTATGA
- a CDS encoding enoyl-CoA hydratase-related protein, translating to MFETIRYDVKGGIAWLILNRPDKLNAFTAQMNREIKDAIKDASFDEQVRCVVITGEGRAFCSGQDLSEVDDQMDHGQVLRDHYGPMIMQIRRCEKPIVAAVNGVAAGAGFSLALACDFRLLSERASFMNAFIHVGLIPDSGNLYYLTQLVGHSKAAELAILGEKVPAAEAVKLGLANRLISSEKWEEDVSAFVEHLAALPTKAIGLIKRSLKTVSELSFEDYLEQEAQGQRIAGLTKDHREGVTAFMKKRKPVYTGQ from the coding sequence ATGTTTGAGACGATTCGCTATGACGTCAAAGGTGGAATTGCATGGCTCATCTTAAATAGACCTGATAAACTGAACGCTTTTACCGCGCAAATGAATCGTGAAATAAAAGATGCGATCAAAGATGCCTCTTTCGATGAACAAGTGCGTTGTGTTGTCATTACAGGCGAAGGACGGGCATTTTGTTCCGGTCAAGATTTATCAGAAGTGGATGATCAGATGGATCATGGCCAAGTGTTAAGAGACCATTACGGACCGATGATTATGCAAATTAGACGATGTGAAAAACCGATTGTTGCAGCAGTAAATGGGGTAGCTGCAGGAGCAGGGTTCAGTCTTGCGCTTGCTTGTGACTTCAGACTTCTTTCAGAGCGTGCGAGTTTTATGAATGCTTTTATCCATGTTGGTCTCATTCCGGATTCAGGTAATCTCTATTATTTAACACAACTCGTAGGGCATTCGAAAGCAGCGGAACTAGCCATTTTAGGAGAAAAAGTACCCGCAGCTGAGGCCGTGAAATTGGGGCTTGCAAATCGACTGATTTCTTCAGAAAAATGGGAAGAAGATGTATCCGCATTCGTAGAACATCTTGCCGCGCTACCAACAAAAGCAATAGGCTTGATAAAACGCTCGTTGAAAACAGTTAGTGAACTATCGTTTGAAGATTATCTTGAGCAAGAAGCACAAGGGCAGCGGATAGCCGGTTTAACAAAAGATCATCGCGAAGGTGTTACTGCATTTATGAAAAAACGCAAACCTGTTTATACAGGACAATAG
- a CDS encoding EthD family reductase, translating to MAKLIALYKHPENKEAFDDHYFNVHGPLTAKIPGLREMKVTKITGSPMGGEGKYYLTCEMRYDNLEALQQGLRSPEGKASGKDLMGFAGDLVTLMIGEDA from the coding sequence ATGGCTAAATTAATCGCATTATACAAACATCCTGAAAACAAAGAGGCATTTGATGATCATTACTTCAACGTTCATGGACCTCTTACAGCGAAAATACCTGGGCTTCGTGAAATGAAAGTGACTAAAATCACAGGATCTCCAATGGGAGGAGAGGGCAAATACTACCTCACTTGTGAGATGAGGTATGACAATTTAGAAGCGTTGCAGCAAGGTTTACGTTCTCCCGAAGGAAAGGCATCCGGCAAAGACTTGATGGGGTTTGCAGGTGATCTTGTCACTTTAATGATTGGTGAGGATGCGTAA
- a CDS encoding aldehyde dehydrogenase family protein: MTTIQEGTIEQESMKRDFYKLFINGEQVESSSGERTKIYNPATGELLAEVAKATKEDAEKAVQAARDSFDNGKWKITPAGRRARVLNKIAAIMGSRFKELVELEILNTGKSLAAAKGQISQAIEDFEFYAGAIVAHGGSVNNVPGQFHNYTEKEPLGVCAQIIPWNYPLMMAAWKIAPAIAAGCSVVIKPASLTPLTAIILGEICFEAGVPAGVVNILPGSGSEIGNYLVEHELVNKIAFTGSTPIGKDIMAKAAGTVKRVTLELGGKSPSLVFEDADIDAAVDGSLYGAFNNTGQSCDARTRIYIHENVYDEFVEKFIAKTEKLAIGDPFDKATHMGAVIDQGQLDTVKRYVQSAIDDGAEILTGGKELKPEGFENGFWYAPTIIGNVTQDMKVVREEIFGPVVIVSKFKNEKEAIALANDSDFGLASSIWSTNTATTTRVANQIQAGIVMINTPFSAFPGTPFGGYKQSGFGRELSIGSLDLYTETKSIMSYFGSRPVNPFGL, from the coding sequence ATGACGACAATTCAAGAAGGAACAATAGAACAAGAATCAATGAAACGTGACTTTTACAAGCTGTTCATTAACGGTGAACAAGTAGAAAGTAGCAGTGGCGAGCGCACAAAGATTTACAATCCTGCGACTGGTGAACTACTTGCAGAAGTCGCAAAAGCGACGAAAGAAGACGCTGAAAAAGCTGTCCAAGCTGCCAGAGATTCATTTGATAATGGAAAGTGGAAAATAACACCTGCTGGACGTCGTGCACGTGTACTAAACAAAATTGCAGCAATTATGGGTTCACGCTTTAAGGAGCTTGTAGAACTTGAAATTTTGAATACAGGTAAATCACTTGCAGCGGCTAAAGGGCAGATTTCACAAGCCATTGAAGACTTTGAATTTTATGCGGGCGCTATCGTTGCACACGGTGGATCAGTAAACAATGTACCTGGTCAATTCCATAACTACACAGAAAAAGAACCACTTGGTGTATGTGCACAAATTATTCCGTGGAACTATCCACTTATGATGGCTGCCTGGAAGATTGCTCCGGCTATTGCAGCAGGTTGCTCGGTGGTTATTAAGCCTGCGTCACTAACGCCACTTACAGCTATTATTCTAGGAGAAATTTGTTTCGAAGCAGGCGTTCCGGCAGGCGTTGTTAACATTTTGCCAGGATCAGGTTCTGAAATTGGTAACTACTTGGTAGAACATGAGCTAGTGAATAAAATTGCATTCACAGGGTCTACACCAATTGGAAAAGACATTATGGCAAAGGCGGCAGGAACAGTAAAACGCGTAACGCTAGAACTTGGCGGGAAGTCTCCAAGCCTTGTTTTTGAAGATGCAGATATTGATGCAGCCGTTGATGGTTCACTCTACGGTGCTTTCAATAACACAGGACAATCTTGTGATGCGCGTACACGAATTTATATTCATGAAAATGTGTACGACGAGTTTGTTGAGAAATTCATTGCTAAAACTGAAAAACTCGCCATTGGAGATCCATTTGACAAAGCAACACATATGGGCGCAGTTATCGATCAAGGTCAGTTGGACACAGTGAAAAGATATGTTCAGTCCGCAATCGATGATGGTGCTGAAATACTTACAGGTGGTAAGGAATTGAAACCAGAAGGCTTTGAAAACGGATTTTGGTATGCACCAACAATAATTGGAAATGTGACACAAGACATGAAGGTTGTTCGGGAAGAAATCTTTGGACCAGTTGTCATCGTATCGAAGTTTAAAAACGAAAAAGAGGCAATTGCATTAGCGAATGACTCGGATTTCGGTCTAGCTTCATCAATTTGGTCAACAAATACTGCAACGACAACACGTGTTGCCAATCAAATTCAAGCCGGAATCGTTATGATTAACACGCCATTCTCTGCATTCCCAGGAACACCATTCGGTGGCTACAAACAATCCGGATTTGGCCGTGAGCTATCAATCGGATCGCTTGATCTTTACACTGAAACGAAAAGCATCATGTCGTACTTTGGCAGCCGTCCAGTAAACCCATTTGGTCTATGA
- a CDS encoding thiolase family protein, translating to MREVVIVDAVRTPIGRYNGALKDVRPDDLGAVVIRALIERNPNLPAKQIEEVVLGNANQAGEDNRNVARMSGLLAGLPVEVAGTTINRLCGSGLDAVIYAARAIAVGDGDIYIAGGTESMTRAPLVMAKPDKANPRGNMELQDTTIGWRFTNNKLKEMYGADTMPQTAENVAQKYTITRENQDSFAYESQQRAKKAMEENRFAEEVVPVVYKDRKGNEITVGRDEHPRPDTTLEKLGKLKPIFEGGTVTAGNASGVNDGASALLLMSAEKAKELNLKPLARYVSGATAGLEPAVMGLGPIYASRKALERAGLTKNDIGLVELNEAFASQSLACIRQLELDDKKVNVNGGAIAFGHPLGASGARILTTLLFEMKKQEVKYGLATMCIGVGQGIAAIIENVSE from the coding sequence ATGAGAGAAGTAGTTATCGTAGATGCTGTCCGTACACCTATCGGAAGATATAATGGCGCATTAAAAGATGTACGTCCGGATGATCTAGGAGCAGTTGTTATTAGAGCGCTTATCGAACGGAATCCTAATCTTCCTGCGAAGCAGATTGAAGAAGTTGTTCTCGGAAACGCCAATCAGGCAGGGGAGGATAACCGGAATGTAGCTCGAATGTCAGGCTTGTTGGCGGGTCTTCCAGTCGAAGTGGCAGGCACGACGATTAACCGTCTTTGTGGTTCAGGGCTTGATGCTGTTATTTACGCCGCCAGGGCAATCGCAGTTGGTGACGGCGATATTTACATTGCCGGTGGAACAGAAAGCATGACGCGTGCTCCCCTCGTCATGGCAAAGCCTGATAAAGCAAATCCCCGTGGGAATATGGAACTGCAAGATACAACAATCGGTTGGCGCTTCACGAATAATAAGTTGAAAGAAATGTATGGCGCGGACACAATGCCACAGACGGCTGAAAATGTCGCGCAAAAGTATACCATAACGCGGGAAAATCAGGATTCATTTGCTTATGAAAGCCAGCAACGCGCAAAAAAAGCAATGGAAGAAAATCGTTTCGCTGAAGAAGTAGTCCCGGTTGTCTATAAAGACCGAAAAGGGAACGAAATAACTGTGGGTCGGGATGAACATCCGCGGCCAGATACAACGCTAGAAAAGCTTGGTAAACTTAAACCGATATTTGAAGGTGGCACCGTTACAGCAGGCAACGCTTCGGGTGTCAATGACGGTGCATCTGCTTTGCTTCTTATGAGTGCTGAGAAGGCAAAAGAACTAAACCTCAAGCCACTTGCGAGGTATGTTTCTGGGGCAACTGCAGGACTTGAACCCGCTGTAATGGGTCTTGGCCCAATTTACGCTTCAAGAAAAGCACTGGAACGGGCGGGACTGACCAAAAATGATATTGGACTTGTTGAATTGAATGAAGCCTTTGCTTCACAATCACTTGCGTGTATACGTCAGTTAGAATTAGACGATAAAAAAGTAAATGTCAATGGCGGAGCAATCGCTTTTGGGCATCCTTTAGGAGCGAGTGGTGCCCGAATTTTAACGACACTTCTATTTGAAATGAAAAAACAGGAAGTTAAATACGGACTGGCAACGATGTGTATCGGGGTAGGCCAGGGTATCGCGGCAATTATTGAGAATGTGTCGGAGTAG
- a CDS encoding 3-hydroxyacyl-CoA dehydrogenase, whose translation MINRVVVVGSGVMGRGIAYVAALGGYSVTIVDINETALQNAKNEIDVIFEKGLKYGKISADKAAKARQNLSYENELAKVAGNADLIIEAVPEIASIKKQVFEEIEELASKECYFATNTSTMSPTEIASFGKRPEKTIAMHFFNPVHKMPLVEIVRGLETSDETVELIREVAVKMGKETVVINEFPGFITSRISALVGNEAFYMLQEGLGTPEEIDKAIKLGLNYPMGPFELVDLVGLDTRLNNLNYLHQKLGEKYRPAPLLEQYVKAGRLGRKTGKGVYDYALGEELVTK comes from the coding sequence ATGATTAACCGTGTAGTTGTTGTTGGTTCTGGCGTGATGGGCAGAGGGATTGCCTATGTAGCAGCACTTGGTGGGTATTCAGTTACAATCGTTGATATTAATGAAACAGCACTTCAAAATGCAAAGAATGAAATTGACGTTATTTTTGAAAAAGGACTTAAGTATGGAAAAATATCCGCGGATAAAGCTGCAAAGGCTCGCCAAAATCTGAGCTATGAAAATGAGCTTGCAAAAGTAGCTGGAAACGCGGATTTAATTATTGAAGCGGTGCCTGAAATCGCATCGATTAAAAAACAAGTGTTTGAAGAAATTGAAGAACTCGCTTCAAAGGAATGTTATTTTGCAACGAATACATCTACGATGAGTCCTACTGAAATTGCTTCTTTCGGTAAACGTCCAGAAAAAACAATTGCTATGCACTTTTTCAATCCAGTACATAAAATGCCACTTGTAGAAATTGTCCGCGGGTTGGAGACGAGTGATGAGACGGTGGAATTAATTAGAGAAGTAGCCGTGAAGATGGGCAAAGAAACAGTTGTCATTAATGAATTTCCAGGTTTCATCACAAGCAGGATTAGTGCGCTTGTCGGCAACGAAGCATTTTATATGCTCCAAGAAGGGCTTGGAACACCGGAAGAAATTGATAAAGCGATTAAACTAGGTTTAAATTATCCCATGGGCCCATTTGAACTCGTAGATTTGGTCGGGCTTGATACGCGTTTGAATAACTTGAACTATTTGCATCAAAAATTAGGAGAAAAATACCGCCCGGCGCCTCTTTTGGAGCAGTACGTCAAAGCGGGTCGCCTTGGTCGAAAAACCGGCAAAGGCGTATACGACTACGCCCTTGGAGAAGAGTTGGTTACAAAATGA
- a CDS encoding NAD(P)H-dependent flavin oxidoreductase gives MIYVCELLEIDYPIIQGGMGNISNAQLTATVSEAGGLGTIGCGTMTPAEVEKLIVETKNLTKKNFAINIPISVTPYVKELINLVIKHAISVVSLSAGNPAPYIPALHEQGVKVIALVASVKHALKAEAAGADLLVAEGFEAAGINSSLELTTFTLIPQIVKNVKLPVIAAGGIGDGNGLAAALMLGASGVQIGTRLIATKEAPFHDIYKQNLVRASDTETILIGRSVDRLRRILKTPYAVKLNELEKSGMTLEQYTELTSEKQHVKGAIHGDMENGFINSGQIAGLIETIPTVKDLLDSMMNEAENQMNKSIEEFKKVLNKLVN, from the coding sequence ATGATATACGTTTGTGAGCTACTTGAAATTGATTATCCAATTATACAAGGCGGAATGGGGAATATTAGTAATGCCCAGCTAACAGCGACTGTTTCAGAGGCAGGGGGGCTTGGTACGATAGGATGCGGTACAATGACTCCCGCTGAAGTAGAGAAATTAATAGTTGAAACGAAAAATCTGACGAAGAAGAATTTCGCAATTAATATTCCAATCAGTGTTACACCATATGTAAAAGAGCTGATTAATCTTGTCATCAAACATGCGATTTCAGTTGTTTCACTATCAGCAGGAAATCCAGCACCATATATTCCTGCATTACATGAACAAGGGGTGAAAGTCATTGCGCTTGTAGCCTCGGTGAAACATGCCCTTAAAGCGGAAGCTGCAGGAGCAGATCTTCTCGTGGCAGAAGGATTTGAAGCGGCTGGCATCAACTCTAGCCTGGAACTGACGACATTCACATTGATACCGCAAATAGTGAAAAACGTTAAACTACCGGTAATTGCGGCAGGAGGCATCGGTGATGGCAATGGATTGGCAGCTGCGCTTATGTTAGGCGCAAGTGGTGTGCAAATTGGAACTCGTTTAATTGCAACAAAGGAAGCGCCCTTTCATGACATATACAAGCAGAATCTTGTGCGAGCAAGTGATACGGAAACAATACTTATTGGACGCAGTGTAGATCGGCTGAGGCGGATACTAAAGACGCCTTATGCAGTTAAACTTAATGAGTTGGAAAAATCCGGGATGACACTGGAACAATACACTGAACTGACGTCGGAAAAACAACATGTCAAAGGTGCAATCCATGGCGATATGGAAAATGGATTTATCAATAGCGGTCAAATTGCAGGATTGATTGAAACCATCCCGACTGTGAAAGATTTACTTGATAGCATGATGAATGAAGCAGAAAATCAAATGAATAAATCCATAGAAGAGTTCAAAAAAGTACTAAACAAATTGGTCAATTGA
- a CDS encoding gamma carbonic anhydrase family protein, with protein MLITFKEKSPVLDPTVFVAPGAKIIGEVQIGSESTIWFNTVLRGDEGPITIGNRCSIQDNSTIHLYEDAPVVIEDEVTVGHNVILHGCKVRKRSIIGMGSTILDHAEIGEECIIGANTLIPPGKKIPPRSLVVGSPGKVVRELNDKDFEIIQLSIDSYVQKGYDYREIFKNGENE; from the coding sequence TTGTTAATCACATTCAAAGAGAAAAGCCCTGTACTCGATCCGACGGTCTTCGTTGCTCCAGGTGCTAAAATTATCGGAGAAGTTCAGATTGGGTCAGAATCTACTATTTGGTTTAATACCGTCCTGCGAGGAGATGAAGGGCCTATTACAATAGGCAATAGGTGCAGCATCCAAGACAATTCAACCATCCACTTATATGAAGACGCTCCAGTCGTTATAGAAGATGAAGTTACCGTTGGGCATAACGTTATCCTGCATGGCTGCAAAGTCAGAAAGCGATCGATTATTGGAATGGGTTCTACAATTCTTGACCACGCAGAAATTGGTGAAGAATGTATTATTGGCGCCAACACGTTAATCCCACCAGGCAAGAAAATTCCTCCTCGTTCACTGGTTGTTGGTTCACCGGGGAAAGTAGTGAGAGAATTAAACGACAAAGACTTTGAAATCATTCAATTGTCGATTGATTCATATGTTCAAAAAGGATATGACTATCGGGAGATTTTCAAGAATGGAGAAAATGAGTAA
- the paaX gene encoding phenylacetic acid degradation operon negative regulatory protein PaaX — translation MANTQSMIFTIYGDYIRHYGNKIWIGSLIRLLKEFGHNEQSVRVAVSRMMKQGWIQSEKQGNKSYYFLTERGEARIEEAAIRIFKLNPTDWDGKWRMLMYTIPEEKRQIRDELRKELLWSGFGSFSNGCWISPNNLEKEVNLLIEKYDIQAYVDFFVSEYKGPQADKLLVEKSWPLEEIEEKYQAFIATYSKKYIVHQSIINAGEMTDAECFVERTNLVHEYRKFLFTDPGLPKELLPEIWNGNHATLLFEQYYKLLAQSASRFFEDVFQEDNDMRRKDKSYDADDHPLIIDQLTN, via the coding sequence ATGGCAAATACACAATCAATGATTTTTACAATATATGGTGATTACATTCGCCATTATGGAAACAAAATTTGGATTGGCAGCTTGATTCGGTTATTAAAAGAATTTGGTCATAATGAACAATCGGTTCGGGTTGCTGTTTCAAGAATGATGAAACAAGGATGGATTCAATCCGAAAAGCAAGGGAATAAAAGCTATTATTTCTTGACGGAACGTGGCGAAGCACGGATTGAAGAGGCAGCAATCCGTATTTTTAAGTTGAATCCAACTGACTGGGATGGGAAATGGCGTATGCTAATGTATACGATTCCGGAAGAAAAAAGGCAGATTCGCGATGAGCTTCGAAAAGAGTTACTATGGAGTGGGTTCGGCAGCTTTTCAAATGGATGCTGGATATCGCCAAATAATCTTGAAAAAGAAGTGAATCTTCTAATCGAAAAGTATGATATTCAAGCTTACGTGGATTTCTTCGTGTCCGAATACAAAGGTCCGCAAGCGGACAAGTTGCTCGTTGAAAAAAGCTGGCCACTTGAAGAAATTGAAGAGAAATATCAAGCATTCATAGCGACATATAGCAAAAAATACATTGTCCATCAAAGCATAATAAATGCTGGTGAAATGACAGATGCAGAGTGTTTCGTGGAACGGACCAACCTGGTGCATGAATACCGGAAATTTCTCTTTACAGATCCGGGACTTCCAAAAGAACTGCTACCGGAAATCTGGAATGGCAATCATGCCACTCTGTTATTTGAACAATATTATAAACTGCTAGCCCAATCAGCAAGCCGTTTTTTCGAAGATGTATTTCAAGAAGATAATGACATGCGCAGGAAAGACAAATCGTACGATGCAGATGATCATCCGCTCATTATAGACCAACTAACAAATTAA